One genomic segment of Sphaerodactylus townsendi isolate TG3544 linkage group LG07, MPM_Stown_v2.3, whole genome shotgun sequence includes these proteins:
- the CCDC152 gene encoding coiled-coil domain-containing protein 152 → MCGYGQLKTRGVKKMSAVNLDKLLDDFSHIEKKISELHAENNLLTLQLEKANKMLTITQSQEKSAKEECAILQNMVKRLQQAIENQHNVRDENERLKNTACMLEEKVKSCKQEYESQLDRLVKELESKEEEHKFEQKNTRCEMNKRLETKEEEHKQLIEKKDLEISELTRQLRVQEKEKQNEIIKLQIEFDAKLTQLQKRTPKSRPDPSALPQNIYRRKLQHFQEEKNKEIEALRNTIRDLEQRLSKDQDVRPRKWKI, encoded by the exons atgtgtggataTGGGCAGCTAAAGACTAGAG GAGTGAAGAAAATGAGTGCAGTAAATCTGGATAAACTTTTAGATGATTTCTCTCATATAGAAAAG AAAATATCAGAACTTCATGCAGAAAATAACCTCCTGACTCTTCAGttggaaaaagcaaacaaaatgctAACCATCACCCAATCACAGGAAAAGTCAGCAAAAGAAG AATGTGCTATACTTCAGAACATGGTTAAGAGGCTACAACAAGCTATTGAAAACCAGCATAATGTGAGAG ATGAAAATGAGAGGTTGAAGAACACAGCCTGTATGTTAGAAGAGAAAGTAAAGTCTTGCAAACAG GAATATGAAAGTCAGCTTGACAGACTTGTAAAAGAACTTGAAAGCAAGGAAGAGGAGCACAAGTTTGAACAAAAGAATACTCGCTGTGAAATGAACAAAAGAC TTGAAACAAAAGAGGAAGAACACAAACAGCTAATAGAAAAGAAAGATCTGGAGATTTCAGAGTTAACCAGGCAACTGAGAGttcaagaaaaggaaaaacagaatgaGATCATCAAATTGCAAATAGAG tttgaTGCTAAACTTACACAGCTTCAGAAAAGAACACCCAAATCACGTCCTGATCCCAGTGCATTACCTCAGAACATATACAGACGG AAGCTTCAGCACTttcaggaagagaaaaacaaggaaaTTGAAGCTCTCCGCAACACGATCAGAGATTTAGAACAGCGGCTCAGCAAGGATCAAGATGTCCGCCCAAGAAAATGGAAGATTTGA
- the LOC125436682 gene encoding selenoprotein P has translation MWAGLGLALALCLLPGGGSESQGSRTQCKEAPKWRIGQENPMLDSRGSVTVVALLQASUPLCMVQASRLEDLRLKLENGGFTNVSFMVVNHKGKPSQQKYSLLREKVSEDIPVYQQNKGQPDVWTILNGDKDDFLIYDRCGRLVYHLGLPYTYLTFPYVEDAIRATYCESRCGNCSYMTPEIEEICSNLTKAAEVPAAEAPPPPEYHRHHHRQGGVLSENQNQHGTGHAHRHRFRQEHLQQHRVNTGQTGSWERAVAALQQAAEAGPQDAGL, from the exons atgtgggctgggctggggcttGCCCTGGCTCTCTGTCTCCTCCCAGGAGGAGGGTCAGAGAGCCAGGGCTCCAGGACCCAGTGTAAAGAAGCTCCCAAATGGCGCATCGGGCAGGAAAATCCTATGCTGGACTCCAGAGGCTCTGTAACAGTCGTGGCTCTTCTCCAGGCTAGCTGACCTTTGTGCATGGTCCAGGCTTCCAG GCTGGAAGACCTGCGACTGAAGCTGGAAAACGGTGGATTTACCAATGTCTCCTTTATGGTAGTCAACCACAAAGGGAAGCCGTCCCAGCAAAAGTattcactgctgagagagaagGTTTCAGAGGACATTCCTGTGTACCAGCAGAATAAGGGTCAGCCTGATGTTTGGACTATTCTAAATGGAGACAAGGATGACTTCCTGATCTATGACAG GTGTGGTCGTCTTGTGTATCATCTTGGTTTGCCTTACACCTATCTGACTTTCCCATACGTGGAAGATGCTATTCGGGCGACATACTGTGAATCAAGATGTGGAAACTGTTCTTACATG ACCCCAGAGATTGAAGAAATATGCAGCAACCTAACAAAAGCAGCCGAAGTACCAGCCGCGGAAGCACCTCCTCCCCCGGAATATCATAGGCACCATCACAGACAGGGGGGCGTGCTTTCTGAAAACCAAAACCAGCATGGCACTGGTCACGCCCACAGACATCGATTCCGTCAGGAGCACCTGCAGCAGCACAGGGTTAATACAGGTCAGACAGGTAGTTGGGAGAGAGCTGTAGCAGCCCTACAGCAAGCTGCAGAAGCCGGCCCACAAGACGCAGGGCTCTGA